Proteins encoded within one genomic window of Setaria italica strain Yugu1 chromosome IV, Setaria_italica_v2.0, whole genome shotgun sequence:
- the LOC105914258 gene encoding putative F-box/LRR-repeat protein At3g28410 gives MGNGARNRKEAAAEAPERRGGGWTVRGQRKEAMVGTEAVLVDRISALPDDVQRRILTRLPLKDVVRSAALAQGWRDLWKSRWAEPTSCRDIHLLPGDNSRKALGSLESAPRRRLDRFSFVSDNEKLRQPYLKRFLAYAAECRVEDLHVEVRRSLVFHLPLSSPLLAHLSLRNIDMYHMYSKGAQPFYALESIHLHSVNIGVKFSKVMALCHRLHTLDLRRCNHILYGAEACTPLGLRRITVAECNYGEIKLDVVPEVAGPL, from the coding sequence ATGGGCAATGGCGCTCGGAAtcggaaggaggcggcggcggaggcgccagAGCGAAGAGGTGGCGGGTGGACGGTCAGGGGGCAGCGCAAAGAGGCGATGGTAGGAACGGAGGCGGTTCTGGTGGACCGCATCTCGGCGCTGCCGGACGACGTGCAACGGCGCATCTTGACCCGCCTCCCGCTCAAGGACGTCGTCCGCTCAGCGGCGCTCGCGCAGGGGTGGCGCGACCTCTGGAAGAGCCGGTGGGCGGAGCCGACCTCCTGCCGCGACatccacctcctccccggcgaCAACTCGAGGAAGGCGCTCGGCTCGCTGGAGagtgccccgcgccgccgcctcgaccgcTTCTCCTTCGTCTCCGACAACGAGAAGCTCAGGCAACCGTACCTCAAGCGCTTCCTCGCGTACGCTGCCGAGTGCCGCGTCGAGGACCTCCACGTCGAGGTGCGTCGGAGCCTGGTCTTCCACCTGCCGCTGTCGAGCCCCCTCCTCGCGCACCTCTCCCTCCGCAACATCGACATGTACCACATGTACTCCAAGGGCGCCCAGCCTTTCTACGCTCTCGAGTCCATCCACCTCCACTCCGTCAACATCGGTGTGAAATTCAGCAAGGTCATGGCGCTCTGCCACCGCCTCCACACTCTCGATCTGCGCCGCTGCAACCACATACTGTATGGTGCCGAAGCCTGCACCCCACTCGGCCTGAGGAGAATCACCGTCGCGGAGTGCAATTACGGGGAGATCAAGCTAGATGTTGTGCCGGAAGTGGCGGGCCCACTTTGA
- the LOC111257096 gene encoding uncharacterized protein LOC111257096 gives MIANAAAPPSPPTAATAWGVGNRPYARRGDYLRFVALPHTCFGDLYISFPRPGVGWRLYNWIDALPNLSNLTVLTVCSNALRIVSILHSRESLQPKLANLSNLQNLRELQLLMYAMGTVMLSDIYGFLRICRCSQLRKLFVELPKFRMDSFMDAVSDLAEEPMEGFENLVTAKITNFKWQCNEIELVHFLFRKDSSLQKLILVAPPGTHPEMDQSGNPFFRDTKLLRMEKAPSNAQVTMLRAHLGAKIQAFHRDVNLLALCLEILTSWSVGHILGLHYVISSLGCTAAKLSIAYK, from the exons ATGATCGCGAAtgccgctgcgccgccgtcgccgcccacggCGGCAACCGCATGGGGAGTCGGGAACCGCCCGTACGCGCGGAG AGGCGACTACCTCAGGTTCGTGGCCCTCCCTCACACATGCTTTGGGGACCTCTACATCTCCTTCCCGAGGCCGGGAGTTGGCTGGCGGTTGTACAACTGGATTGATGCGCTCCCAAATCTCTCCAACCTCACCGTCCTCACCGTATGCAGCAATGCTCTCCGG ATTGTGTCTATCCTGCATTCCAGGGAAAGTCTCCAGCCCAAGTTGGCTAACTTGAGCAACCTGCAGAATTTGAGagagctgcagctgctcatGTATGCAATGGGGACCGTCATGCTCTCCGACATTTATGGATTCCTCAGGATCTGCCGCTGTTCTCAGCTGAGGAAGCTCTTTGTTGAG CTCCCAAAATTCAGAATGGATTCCTTCATGGATGCTGTCAGTGACTTGGCCGAAGAGCCCATGGAGGGGTTCGAAAACCTTGTGACGGCAAAGATAACCAACTTCAAGTGGCAGTGCAATGAGATTGAGCTGGTGCACTTTTTATTCAGGAAGGACAGCTCTCTCCAGAAGCTGATACTAGTTGCTCCCCCGGGGACACATCCAGAAATGGATCAGTCAGGTAATCCCTTTTTCCGAGACACAAAGCTGCTGCGTATGGAAAAAGCTCCGTCAAATGCCCAGGTAACAATGCTCCGTGCGCATCTTGGTGCTAAAATCCAAGCATTTCATCGAGATGTCAATCTTCTGGCTCTGTGTCTTGAGATACTGACTAGTTGGAGTGTTGGACATATACTGGGTCTGCATTATGTAATTTCCTCCCTTGGTTGTACTGCAGCAAAGCTATCCATTGCATATAAATAA
- the LOC101785786 gene encoding synaptotagmin-3 isoform X2 produces MGLVGGVLGFCVGLPIGLAAAYFLYLRYFAARRLQDPVIRPLRDLDSETLQTTIPDIPLWVKSPDYERIDWMNKFIFDMWPFLDKAICNNIKRATRPIFDQYVGKYGIESIEYEQLTLGSLPPTFQGIKVYEMREKELVIEPVIRWASIMSVIVNVKLEDLHIMLTPRVTLKPLVPSFPCFSNLCVSLMEKPRIDFGFKLFGGDVMAIPGLYQYVQDQISKQISILYHWPKVIQIPILDGASGATKKPVGILHVKVIRAMNLLKMDLLGKSDPYVKMRLSGERLPSKKTTVKMSNLNPEWNEHFKFIVKDPGTQLLELHMFDWEKVKMHDKLGMQVIPLRLLTPYESKLFTLDLVRSMNPNDPHNKKNRGKLVVELTFDPFREDSTASVASDGEGTASARREADGDSSGGVLLVSVENAEDVEGKRHTNPYAEVLFRGERKKTKVIRKTRDPRWSEEFQFMLDEPPVEDKIHIEVKSKRRGLPYPNKESLGHVNINLVDVVNNGRINEKYHLINSRNGMIQVEIKWSTV; encoded by the exons atgggcctcgtcggcggcgtcctcggctTCTGCGTCGGCCTCCCcatcggcctcgccgccgcctactTCCTCTACCTCCGCTACttcgccgctcgccgcctccaG GATCCTGTCATTAGACCTTTACGGGATTTAGATTCTGAGACCCTGCAGACAACAATACCAGATATTCCATTATGGGTGAAGAGCCCAGACTATGAGCGG ATTGACTGGATGAACAAGTTCATTTTTGACATGTGGCCTTTCTTGGATAAG GCAATATGCAACAATATAAAACGTGCAACAAGACCAATATTTGATCAATATGTCGGGAAGTATGGTATAGAATCAATTGAATATGAACAATTGACACTTGGGTCTCTTCCACCTACATTTCAAG GTATTAAAGTCTACGAAATGCGAGAAAAAGAATTGGTAATTGAGCCTGTGATTCGGTGGGCTAGCATCATGAGTGTCATCGTAAATGTGAAG CTTGAAGATCTACATATAATGCTAACACCACGTGTTACTCTGAAGCCGCTTGTGCCGAGCTTTCCCTGCTTTTCTAACTTGTGTGTTTCACTAATGGAGAAG CCACGCATAGATTTTGGATTCAAATTGTTTGGGGGAGATGTCATGGCAATACCGGGCTTGTATCAGTATGTTCAG GATCAAATATCAAAGCAAATCTCAATTCTGTATCACTGGCCTAAGGTCATACAGATTCCAATCTTAGATGGAGCAAG CGGCGCTACAAAGAAGCCTGTTGGAATCTTACATGTGAAGGTAATTAGAGCCATGAATCTTCTCAAGATGGACTTGCTGGGAAAATCTGATCCCTATGTCAAGATGCGCCTGAGTGGTGAAAGACTGCCCTCAAAGAAAACAACTGTTAAGATGAGCAACCTGAATCCTGAATGGAATGAACACTTCAAGTTCATAGTAAAGGATCCAGGCACGCAACTACTAGAGCTCCACATGTTTGATTGGGAAAAG GTTAAAATGCATGATAAATTGGGTATGCAAGTAATTCCGCTCCGTTTGCTTACTCCTTATGAGAGCAAGTTATTCACACTCGACCTTGTTCGAAGCATGAACCCAAATGATCCACATAACAAGAAGAACAGAGGAAAGCTCGTTGTTGAGTTGACTTTTGATCCCTTCAGAGAAGACAGCACGGCCAGTGTGGCTTCAGATGGTGAAGGTACTGCCAGTGCAAGAAGGGAAGCGGACGGTGATTCCAGTGGTGGGGTGTTGTTGGTTTCTGTAGAAAATGCGGAAGATGTCGAAGGGAAGCGGCACACTAATCCATATGCTGAGGTTCTTTTCAGGGGAGAacggaagaaaacaaag GTGATAAGGAAGACGAGAGATCCAAGATGGAGCGAGGAGTTCCAGTTCATGTTGGACGAGCCTCCTGTGGAAGACAAGATCCACATTGAAGTTAAAAGCAAACGCCGCGGACTTCCTTACCCCAACAAG GAATCCCTGGGGCATGTGAATATAAACCTTGTGGACGTGGTGAACAATGGCCGAATCAACGAGAAATACCACCTGATCAACTCAAGGAACGGGATGATACAAGTCGAGATCAAATGGAGCACGGTGTGA
- the LOC101785786 gene encoding synaptotagmin-3 isoform X1, whose product MGLVGGVLGFCVGLPIGLAAAYFLYLRYFAARRLQDPVIRPLRDLDSETLQTTIPDIPLWVKSPDYERIDWMNKFIFDMWPFLDKAICNNIKRATRPIFDQYVGKYGIESIEYEQLTLGSLPPTFQGIKVYEMREKELVIEPVIRWASIMSVIVNVKVHSFKVSAQLEDLHIMLTPRVTLKPLVPSFPCFSNLCVSLMEKPRIDFGFKLFGGDVMAIPGLYQYVQDQISKQISILYHWPKVIQIPILDGASGATKKPVGILHVKVIRAMNLLKMDLLGKSDPYVKMRLSGERLPSKKTTVKMSNLNPEWNEHFKFIVKDPGTQLLELHMFDWEKVKMHDKLGMQVIPLRLLTPYESKLFTLDLVRSMNPNDPHNKKNRGKLVVELTFDPFREDSTASVASDGEGTASARREADGDSSGGVLLVSVENAEDVEGKRHTNPYAEVLFRGERKKTKVIRKTRDPRWSEEFQFMLDEPPVEDKIHIEVKSKRRGLPYPNKESLGHVNINLVDVVNNGRINEKYHLINSRNGMIQVEIKWSTV is encoded by the exons atgggcctcgtcggcggcgtcctcggctTCTGCGTCGGCCTCCCcatcggcctcgccgccgcctactTCCTCTACCTCCGCTACttcgccgctcgccgcctccaG GATCCTGTCATTAGACCTTTACGGGATTTAGATTCTGAGACCCTGCAGACAACAATACCAGATATTCCATTATGGGTGAAGAGCCCAGACTATGAGCGG ATTGACTGGATGAACAAGTTCATTTTTGACATGTGGCCTTTCTTGGATAAG GCAATATGCAACAATATAAAACGTGCAACAAGACCAATATTTGATCAATATGTCGGGAAGTATGGTATAGAATCAATTGAATATGAACAATTGACACTTGGGTCTCTTCCACCTACATTTCAAG GTATTAAAGTCTACGAAATGCGAGAAAAAGAATTGGTAATTGAGCCTGTGATTCGGTGGGCTAGCATCATGAGTGTCATCGTAAATGTGAAGGTGCATTCTTTCAAAGTGTCTGCTCAG CTTGAAGATCTACATATAATGCTAACACCACGTGTTACTCTGAAGCCGCTTGTGCCGAGCTTTCCCTGCTTTTCTAACTTGTGTGTTTCACTAATGGAGAAG CCACGCATAGATTTTGGATTCAAATTGTTTGGGGGAGATGTCATGGCAATACCGGGCTTGTATCAGTATGTTCAG GATCAAATATCAAAGCAAATCTCAATTCTGTATCACTGGCCTAAGGTCATACAGATTCCAATCTTAGATGGAGCAAG CGGCGCTACAAAGAAGCCTGTTGGAATCTTACATGTGAAGGTAATTAGAGCCATGAATCTTCTCAAGATGGACTTGCTGGGAAAATCTGATCCCTATGTCAAGATGCGCCTGAGTGGTGAAAGACTGCCCTCAAAGAAAACAACTGTTAAGATGAGCAACCTGAATCCTGAATGGAATGAACACTTCAAGTTCATAGTAAAGGATCCAGGCACGCAACTACTAGAGCTCCACATGTTTGATTGGGAAAAG GTTAAAATGCATGATAAATTGGGTATGCAAGTAATTCCGCTCCGTTTGCTTACTCCTTATGAGAGCAAGTTATTCACACTCGACCTTGTTCGAAGCATGAACCCAAATGATCCACATAACAAGAAGAACAGAGGAAAGCTCGTTGTTGAGTTGACTTTTGATCCCTTCAGAGAAGACAGCACGGCCAGTGTGGCTTCAGATGGTGAAGGTACTGCCAGTGCAAGAAGGGAAGCGGACGGTGATTCCAGTGGTGGGGTGTTGTTGGTTTCTGTAGAAAATGCGGAAGATGTCGAAGGGAAGCGGCACACTAATCCATATGCTGAGGTTCTTTTCAGGGGAGAacggaagaaaacaaag GTGATAAGGAAGACGAGAGATCCAAGATGGAGCGAGGAGTTCCAGTTCATGTTGGACGAGCCTCCTGTGGAAGACAAGATCCACATTGAAGTTAAAAGCAAACGCCGCGGACTTCCTTACCCCAACAAG GAATCCCTGGGGCATGTGAATATAAACCTTGTGGACGTGGTGAACAATGGCCGAATCAACGAGAAATACCACCTGATCAACTCAAGGAACGGGATGATACAAGTCGAGATCAAATGGAGCACGGTGTGA